A window from Nycticebus coucang isolate mNycCou1 chromosome X, mNycCou1.pri, whole genome shotgun sequence encodes these proteins:
- the STARD8 gene encoding stAR-related lipid transfer protein 8 isoform X5, protein MAEERGWGSAMRLPKSRTWTPWGMKGSRWDTQRWKSEAEAKKACEWLQATGFPQYAQLFEEGLFPLDIDSVKKDHGFLDEDSLGALCRRLMTLNNCASMKLEVHFQCKQNEESEEEEQCTISSRWAFQQESKHWSRVRSSDLLAPLSPGLPVTSSCESVLTEFSATSLPAITANLPPEPADLPLIDSLPSPSDQSFLRPTRGQEGPLDKAKKHCSRSFLKHLESLRWKEKGSSRQVDPEHKPTTSEKATKASSFRTCRGFLSAGFYKARNWAATSASSSSAGTERAWEAWPVATFQRHQQLNRGDWLVYVPRDHKPGTFPRSLSIESLCPEDGHRLANWQAGRHWGYEGRRGSCGSTGSHASTYDNLSDLYPAKHGLAGADAEDEEEGEGRGSYTHVDDILQHVWGLQQRVELWSQALYPDLGSIDKEEEDEEEEEATSSIEIATAEVEGQAEALAQEEASAHGMPPPWVQAEVQPVVPDQAQAPAKAESLAPAEAKHQAPVQDNEQEAHSGGEPTSTSNLSVQEGRFISDTVASSELDSSGNSMNEAEAAGSLAGLHASVPCERCDSGVGASLTRPCRKLRWHSFQNSHRPSLNSESLEINRQFAGQINVLHKGSLLRLTAFMEKYTVPHKQGWVWSVPKFMKRNKTPDYQRQHVFGVPLLIHVQRTGQPLPQSIQQAMRYLRSQCLDQVGIFRKSGVKSRIQNLRQMNETSPDNVCYEGQSAYDVADLLKQYFRDLPEPIFTSKLTTTFLQIYQLLPKDQWLAAAQAATLLLPDENREVLQTLLYFLSDIASAEENQMTAGNLAVCLAPSIFHLNISKKDSPSPRIKSKCSLVSRPGPRDLTENMAATQGLSHMISDCKKLFQYSHISTTLDVNLTDLTRQVPSPVCVCPLRCPRTWCCNCVAPTVQLSSVLLAQPWLSCDKPKPLG, encoded by the exons AAGGTTTGTTTCCCCTGGATATTGACTCTGTGAAGAAGGACCACGGTTTTCTGGACGAGGACTCTTTGGGGGCTCTGTGCAG GAGGCTGATGACCTTGAACAATTGTGCCTCGATGAAACTGGAGGTTCATTTTCAGTGCAAGCAG AATGAAGAGTCAGAAGAGGAAGAGCAGTGTACCATCAGCAGCCGCTGGGCCTTCCAGCAAGAAAGTAAGCACTGGTCTCGTGTGAGGTCCTCTGACTTGCTGGCTCCACTGAGCCCTGGCCTTCCAGTGACCTCAAGCTGTGAGAGTGTCCTCACTGAGTTTAGCGCCACCTCCCTGCCAGCCATCACAGCGAATCTACCACCTGAGCCAGCAGACCTGCCCTTAATAGACTCTTTGCCCAGCCCTAGTGACCAGTCCTTCCTTAGGCCCACACGGGGCCAAGAGGGTCCTCTGGACAAAGCCAAGAAACACTGTTCCCGCAGCTTCCTCAAGCACCTTGAATCTTTGAGGTGGAAAGAAAAGGGTAGTAGCCGGCAAGTAGACCCTGAACATAAGCCAACCACCTCAGAAAAGGCCACCAAAGCCTCATCTTTCCGTACTTGCCGTGGCTTCCTATCAGCTGGATTTTACAAAGCCAGGAACTGGGCAGCCACCTCAGCCAGTAGCAGTAGTGCTGGGACTGAGAGGGCCTGGGAGGCTTGGCCTGTGGCCACGTTCCAGAGGCATCAGCAATTAAACAGAGGGGACTGGCTGGTATATGTACCCAGGGACCACAAACCAGGCACCTTCCCTCGCTCACTGTCCATTGAGAGCCTGTGTCCTGAGGATGGACATCGCCTGGCGAATTGGCAGGCAGGTAGGCACTGGGGCTATGAGGGACGCCGGGGCTCTTGTGGCTCAACGGGCAGCCATGCCAGTACCTATGACAACTTATCAgatctgtacccagctaaacatGGACTGGCTGGGGCTGACGCCGAAgatgaggaggagggggagggtagGGGCAGCTACACCCATGTTGATGACATTCTCCAGCATGTGTGGGGGCTGCAGCAACGAGTTGAACTCTGGTCTCAGGCCTTATACCCAGACCTGGGGTCCATAgataaggaagaggaagatgaggaagaggaggaagccaCTTCTTCAATAGAAATAGCCACAGCTGAGGTTGAAGGCCAGGCTGAGGCTCTGGCCCAAGAAGAGGCTTCAGCCCATGGGATGCCCCCACCCTGGGTCCAGGCTGAAGTCCAGCCAGTAGTACCGGATCAGGCTCAGGCCCCAGCCAAGGCTGAGTCATTGGCACCGGCAGAGGCCAAGCACCAGGCCCCAGTCCAGGACAATGAACAGGAAGCACATTCAGGCGGGGAACCCACCTCTACCTCCAACCTGTCTGTGCAAGAAGGACGCTTCATTTCTGACACTGTGGCCTCTAGTGAACTTGATAGTAGTGGGAACTCTATGAATGAGGCTGAGGCTGCAGGGTCCCTGGCTGGACTCCATGCATCAGTGCCCTGTGAACGGTGCGATTCAGGTGTTGGGGCCTCACTTACCAGACCTTGCAG GAAGCTCCGTTGGCATAGTTTCCAGAACTCTCATAGGCCCAGCCTTAACTCGGAGTCTCTGGAGATCAATCGGCAGTTTGCAGGCCAGATCAACGTCCTGCACAAGGGCTCACTGCTGCGGCTCACTGCCTTCATGGAGAAGTACACTGTGCCCCACAAACAGGGCTGGGTCTG GTCAGTGCCCAAGTTCATGAAGAGGAACAAGACACCAGACTACCAGAGACAGCATGTGTTTGGGGTGCCACTTCTCATCCATGTGCAGCGCACAGGCCAGCCCCTGCCACAAAGCATTCAACAAGCTATGCGCTACTTGCGCAGCCAGTGCCTGGACCAG GTGGGCATCTTCCGTAAGTCTGGAGTCAAGTCCAGGATTCAGAACTTACGCCAAATGAATGAGACCTCACCTGACAATGTCTGCTATGAGGGCCAGTCAGCCTATGATGTGGCTGACCTGCTAAAGCAGTATTTCCGAGACCTTCCTGAACCCATCTTCACCAGCAAGCTCACCACCACTTTTCTACAAATCTACCAAC TCCTCCCCAAGGATCAGTGGTTGGCAGCAGCGCAAGCTGCCACCTTACTTCTCCCTGATGAGAACCGAGAGGTGCTACAGACCCTGCTCTACTTCCTAAGTGACATTGCCTCTGCTGAGGAAAACCAGATGACAGCTGGCAACTTGGCAGTGTGCCTGGCACCCTCCATCTTCCACCTCAACATCTCCAAGAAGGATAGCCCTTCTCCCAG GATCAAGAGCAAGTGTAGCCTGGTCAGCCGGCCAGGCCCCAGGGATCTCACTGAGAACATGGCTGCCACCCAGGGCCTATCACACATGATTAGTGACTGCAAGAAACTTTTCCAG TACTCGCACATCTCCACCACCCTTGACGTGAACCTGACAGACCTGACAAGACAGGTCCccagccctgtgtgtgtgtgccctcTCAGGTGCCCCAGGACATGGTGCTGCAACTGTGTGGCTCCTACAGTGCAGCTGAGCTCAGTCCTCCTGGCCCAGCCCTGGTTGAGCTGCGACAAGCCCAAGCCGCTGGGGTGA
- the STARD8 gene encoding stAR-related lipid transfer protein 8 isoform X4 — translation MTLNNCASMKLEVHFQCKQNEESEEEEQCTISSRWAFQQESKHWSRVRSSDLLAPLSPGLPVTSSCESVLTEFSATSLPAITANLPPEPADLPLIDSLPSPSDQSFLRPTRGQEGPLDKAKKHCSRSFLKHLESLRWKEKGSSRQVDPEHKPTTSEKATKASSFRTCRGFLSAGFYKARNWAATSASSSSAGTERAWEAWPVATFQRHQQLNRGDWLVYVPRDHKPGTFPRSLSIESLCPEDGHRLANWQAGRHWGYEGRRGSCGSTGSHASTYDNLSDLYPAKHGLAGADAEDEEEGEGRGSYTHVDDILQHVWGLQQRVELWSQALYPDLGSIDKEEEDEEEEEATSSIEIATAEVEGQAEALAQEEASAHGMPPPWVQAEVQPVVPDQAQAPAKAESLAPAEAKHQAPVQDNEQEAHSGGEPTSTSNLSVQEGRFISDTVASSELDSSGNSMNEAEAAGSLAGLHASVPCERCDSGVGASLTRPCRKLRWHSFQNSHRPSLNSESLEINRQFAGQINVLHKGSLLRLTAFMEKYTVPHKQGWVWSVPKFMKRNKTPDYQRQHVFGVPLLIHVQRTGQPLPQSIQQAMRYLRSQCLDQVGIFRKSGVKSRIQNLRQMNETSPDNVCYEGQSAYDVADLLKQYFRDLPEPIFTSKLTTTFLQIYQLLPKDQWLAAAQAATLLLPDENREVLQTLLYFLSDIASAEENQMTAGNLAVCLAPSIFHLNISKKDSPSPRIKSKCSLVSRPGPRDLTENMAATQGLSHMISDCKKLFQVPQDMVLQLCGSYSAAELSPPGPALVELRQAQAAGVSLSLYMEESIQELLHDAAERFKGWMNVPGPQHTDVACRKAPDGHPLRIWKASTEVAAPPAVVLHRVLRERALWDEDLLRAQVLEALMPGVELYHYVTDSMAPHPCRDFVVLRMWRSDLPQGGCLLISQSLDPEQPVPESGVRALMLTSQYLMEPCGLGHSRLTHICRADLRGRSPDWYNKVFGHLCAMEVAKIRDSFPTLQAAGPETKL, via the exons ATGACCTTGAACAATTGTGCCTCGATGAAACTGGAGGTTCATTTTCAGTGCAAGCAG AATGAAGAGTCAGAAGAGGAAGAGCAGTGTACCATCAGCAGCCGCTGGGCCTTCCAGCAAGAAAGTAAGCACTGGTCTCGTGTGAGGTCCTCTGACTTGCTGGCTCCACTGAGCCCTGGCCTTCCAGTGACCTCAAGCTGTGAGAGTGTCCTCACTGAGTTTAGCGCCACCTCCCTGCCAGCCATCACAGCGAATCTACCACCTGAGCCAGCAGACCTGCCCTTAATAGACTCTTTGCCCAGCCCTAGTGACCAGTCCTTCCTTAGGCCCACACGGGGCCAAGAGGGTCCTCTGGACAAAGCCAAGAAACACTGTTCCCGCAGCTTCCTCAAGCACCTTGAATCTTTGAGGTGGAAAGAAAAGGGTAGTAGCCGGCAAGTAGACCCTGAACATAAGCCAACCACCTCAGAAAAGGCCACCAAAGCCTCATCTTTCCGTACTTGCCGTGGCTTCCTATCAGCTGGATTTTACAAAGCCAGGAACTGGGCAGCCACCTCAGCCAGTAGCAGTAGTGCTGGGACTGAGAGGGCCTGGGAGGCTTGGCCTGTGGCCACGTTCCAGAGGCATCAGCAATTAAACAGAGGGGACTGGCTGGTATATGTACCCAGGGACCACAAACCAGGCACCTTCCCTCGCTCACTGTCCATTGAGAGCCTGTGTCCTGAGGATGGACATCGCCTGGCGAATTGGCAGGCAGGTAGGCACTGGGGCTATGAGGGACGCCGGGGCTCTTGTGGCTCAACGGGCAGCCATGCCAGTACCTATGACAACTTATCAgatctgtacccagctaaacatGGACTGGCTGGGGCTGACGCCGAAgatgaggaggagggggagggtagGGGCAGCTACACCCATGTTGATGACATTCTCCAGCATGTGTGGGGGCTGCAGCAACGAGTTGAACTCTGGTCTCAGGCCTTATACCCAGACCTGGGGTCCATAgataaggaagaggaagatgaggaagaggaggaagccaCTTCTTCAATAGAAATAGCCACAGCTGAGGTTGAAGGCCAGGCTGAGGCTCTGGCCCAAGAAGAGGCTTCAGCCCATGGGATGCCCCCACCCTGGGTCCAGGCTGAAGTCCAGCCAGTAGTACCGGATCAGGCTCAGGCCCCAGCCAAGGCTGAGTCATTGGCACCGGCAGAGGCCAAGCACCAGGCCCCAGTCCAGGACAATGAACAGGAAGCACATTCAGGCGGGGAACCCACCTCTACCTCCAACCTGTCTGTGCAAGAAGGACGCTTCATTTCTGACACTGTGGCCTCTAGTGAACTTGATAGTAGTGGGAACTCTATGAATGAGGCTGAGGCTGCAGGGTCCCTGGCTGGACTCCATGCATCAGTGCCCTGTGAACGGTGCGATTCAGGTGTTGGGGCCTCACTTACCAGACCTTGCAG GAAGCTCCGTTGGCATAGTTTCCAGAACTCTCATAGGCCCAGCCTTAACTCGGAGTCTCTGGAGATCAATCGGCAGTTTGCAGGCCAGATCAACGTCCTGCACAAGGGCTCACTGCTGCGGCTCACTGCCTTCATGGAGAAGTACACTGTGCCCCACAAACAGGGCTGGGTCTG GTCAGTGCCCAAGTTCATGAAGAGGAACAAGACACCAGACTACCAGAGACAGCATGTGTTTGGGGTGCCACTTCTCATCCATGTGCAGCGCACAGGCCAGCCCCTGCCACAAAGCATTCAACAAGCTATGCGCTACTTGCGCAGCCAGTGCCTGGACCAG GTGGGCATCTTCCGTAAGTCTGGAGTCAAGTCCAGGATTCAGAACTTACGCCAAATGAATGAGACCTCACCTGACAATGTCTGCTATGAGGGCCAGTCAGCCTATGATGTGGCTGACCTGCTAAAGCAGTATTTCCGAGACCTTCCTGAACCCATCTTCACCAGCAAGCTCACCACCACTTTTCTACAAATCTACCAAC TCCTCCCCAAGGATCAGTGGTTGGCAGCAGCGCAAGCTGCCACCTTACTTCTCCCTGATGAGAACCGAGAGGTGCTACAGACCCTGCTCTACTTCCTAAGTGACATTGCCTCTGCTGAGGAAAACCAGATGACAGCTGGCAACTTGGCAGTGTGCCTGGCACCCTCCATCTTCCACCTCAACATCTCCAAGAAGGATAGCCCTTCTCCCAG GATCAAGAGCAAGTGTAGCCTGGTCAGCCGGCCAGGCCCCAGGGATCTCACTGAGAACATGGCTGCCACCCAGGGCCTATCACACATGATTAGTGACTGCAAGAAACTTTTCCAG GTGCCCCAGGACATGGTGCTGCAACTGTGTGGCTCCTACAGTGCAGCTGAGCTCAGTCCTCCTGGCCCAGCCCTGGTTGAGCTGCGACAAGCCCAAGCCGCTGGGGTGAGCCTGAGCCTGTACATGGAGGAGAGCATCCAGGAGCTGCTACACGATGCGGCTGAGCGCTTCAAGGGCTGGATGAATGTGCCAGGGCCCCAGCATACGGACGTGGCTTGTAGGAAG GCACCTGATGGGCATCCCCTGAGGATTTGGAAGGCTTCCACAGAGGTGGCTGCCCCTCCAGCTGTGGTGCTGCATCGCGTTCTTCGGGAGCGGGCCCTTTGGGATGAGGACCTGCTACGGGCCCAGGTGCTGGAAGCCCTAATGCCGGGTGTGGAGCTGTACCACTATGTCACCGACAGCATGGCACCTCATCCCTGCCGCGACTTTGTGGTGCTTCG GATGTGGCGCTCTGACCTGCCTCAAGGGGGTTGCCTGCTCATCTCCCAGTCCCTGGATCCTGAGCAACCCGTGCCAGAGTCAGGGGTGCGGGCTCTCATGCTCACCTCTCAGTACCTCATGGAGCCTTGTGGCCTGGGCCATTCCCGGCTCACTCACATCTGCCGCGCTGACCTCAG GGGCCGTTCTCCTGACTGGTACAACAAAGTCTTTGGGCACCTGTGTGCCATGGAAGTGGCAAAGATCCGGGACTCCTTTCCCACCCTGCAGGCAGCTGGCCCTGAGACGAAGCTGTGA